The sequence below is a genomic window from Pelorhabdus rhamnosifermentans.
CACAATCAATGCCAAGGCGATTTAGTCCTTCATTCAAGTAGGTCGCTGCTGCAGAACTTCCTCTAACTCCGATAATATATATTTTCTTTGCTGCAAAAATAAAATCAAGAGCCTTACTGATCACCTCATCCGATAAAAATCCTACTGTCTTTTGAATATTATTTATCTGAATTTCAGCACACCCGATTAATAGTTTATTTTTCCCCAGCTTTTTTACATTTGCTTCTAATCTTGTCGGTGGTGCCGCAACCCGGTTACGCAGCATTTCCTGCAATGCCCTTTGAAACTGCGTATATCCAGTATACCCGAGCGCATACGCCAGCCGCATAATAGTGGCAACACTAACTCCGACAAGTCCCGCCAATTGTTCAATGGTCAGGAATGTTATTTCCGTTGGATTTTTTAAAATATAGTCGGCTACTTTCCGTTGGGCAGAAGTAAGACTTTCCATTTTATCCGCCAATAATTGTAGAACTGTTATTTCCATTTAACGGTC
It includes:
- a CDS encoding MurR/RpiR family transcriptional regulator, whose product is MEITVLQLLADKMESLTSAQRKVADYILKNPTEITFLTIEQLAGLVGVSVATIMRLAYALGYTGYTQFQRALQEMLRNRVAAPPTRLEANVKKLGKNKLLIGCAEIQINNIQKTVGFLSDEVISKALDFIFAAKKIYIIGVRGSSAAATYLNEGLNRLGIDCELLIPDSGRLQAILARLSSEDLVIAIGLPRYAKRTVEVVRVAKNKGARLLSITDGYSSPLALLSDCFLACSFESLSFHNSEIGTMFVADFLITGVAIRDSPKTKSQLEKLEQVIHEMDPNIMN